Proteins from a genomic interval of Sugiyamaella lignohabitans strain CBS 10342 chromosome C, complete sequence:
- the CNB1 gene encoding calcineurin regulatory subunit B (Calcineurin B; regulatory subunit of calcineurin, a Ca++/calmodulin-regulated type 2B protein phosphatase which regulates Crz1p (stress-response transcription factor); other calcineurin subunit encoded by CNA1 and/or CMP1; regulates function of Aly1p alpha-arrestin; myristoylation by Nmt1p reduces calcineurin activity in response to submaximal Ca signals, is needed to prevent constitutive phosphatase activity; protein abundance increases in response to DNA replication stress; GO_component: GO:0005955 - calcineurin complex [Evidence IPI] [PMID 10887154]; GO_component: GO:0005955 - calcineurin complex [Evidence IDA] [PMID 1321337]; GO_function: GO:0005509 - calcium ion binding [Evidence IEA]; GO_function: GO:0005509 - calcium ion binding [Evidence ISS] [PMID 11015619]; GO_function: GO:0004723 - calcium-dependent protein serine/threonine phosphatase activity [Evidence IDA,ISS] [PMID 1321337]; GO_function: GO:0046872 - metal ion binding [Evidence IEA]; GO_process: GO:0000754 - adaptation of signaling pathway by response to pheromone involved in conjugation with cellular fusion [Evidence IMP] [PMID 1321337]; GO_process: GO:0006873 - cellular ion homeostasis [Evidence IMP] [PMID 8798496]; GO_process: GO:0031505 - fungal-type cell wall organization [Evidence IGI,IMP] [PMID 7530227]), whose translation MKLDQDDSGTIESEEFLSIPAIRTNPLASRLIEIFDDDGDGHIDFEEFLGALSAFSSRGAREEKLRFAFKVYDIDRDGYISNGELFIVLKMMVATNLQPHELQQIVDKTIMEADKDGDGKLSFQEFKDLVENTDISKSMTLDLF comes from the coding sequence ATGAAACTGGACCAGGATGACTCGGGTACAATTGAGTCGGAGGAGTTTCTCAGCATTCCAGCCATTCGCACCAACCCCTTAGCATCAAGATTGATTGAGATTTTTGATGACGACGGAGATGGAcatattgattttgaggAGTTTCTGGGAGCTCTGAGTGCATTTTCTAGTCGAGGTgccagagaagaaaaattgCGGTTTGCCTTCAAAGTCTACGATATTGACCGGGACGGGTATATCAGCAACGGagaattatttattgtacTAAAAATGATGGTGGCTACTAATCTTCAGCCACATGAGCTGCAACAGATTGTAGATAAAACGATTATGGAAGCCGACAAAGATGGGGATGGAAAGCTGTCGTTCCAAGAGTTCAAGGACTTGGTTGAGAACACCGATATTTCGAAGTCCATGACCCTGGATCTATTTTAG
- the HHF2 gene encoding histone H4 (Histone H4; core histone protein required for chromatin assembly and chromosome function; one of two identical histone proteins (see also HHF2); contributes to telomeric silencing; N-terminal domain involved in maintaining genomic integrity; GO_component: GO:0005694 - chromosome [Evidence IEA,IEA]; GO_component: GO:0000788 - nuclear nucleosome [Evidence TAS] [PMID 2275823]; GO_component: GO:0000786 - nucleosome [Evidence IEA,IEA]; GO_component: GO:0005634 - nucleus [Evidence IEA,IEA,IEA]; GO_component: GO:0031298 - replication fork protection complex [Evidence IDA] [PMID 16531994]; GO_function: GO:0003677 - DNA binding [Evidence IEA,IEA]; GO_function: GO:0003677 - DNA binding [Evidence TAS] [PMID 2275823]; GO_function: GO:0046982 - protein heterodimerization activity [Evidence IEA]; GO_process: GO:0006333 - chromatin assembly or disassembly [Evidence TAS] [PMID 2275823]; GO_process: GO:0034729 - histone H3-K79 methylation [Evidence IMP] [PMID 18158898]; GO_process: GO:0006334 - nucleosome assembly [Evidence IEA]; GO_process: GO:0043935 - sexual sporulation resulting in formation of a cellular spore [Evidence IMP] [PMID 20713519]; GO_process: GO:0061587 - transfer RNA gene-mediated silencing [Evidence IMP] [PMID 23707796]) has protein sequence MSGRGKGGKGLGKGGAKRHRKILRDNIQGITKPAIRRLARRGGVKRISALIYEETRGVLKSFLESVIRDAVTYTEHAKRKTVTSLDVVYALKRQGRTLYGFGG, from the coding sequence ATGTCTGGCCGTGGAAAAGGTGGTAAAGGACTCGGAAAGGGTGGTGCCAAGCGTCACAGAAAGATTCTTCGTGACAACATCCAAGGTATTACCAAGCCTGCTATCCGTCGTCTGGCCCGTCGTGGTGGTGTCAAGCGTATCTCAGCTCTTATCTACGAAGAGACCCGTGGAGTCCTCAAGTCATTCCTCGAGTCGGTCATCCGTGATGCCGTCACCTATACCGAACACGCCAAGAGAAAGACCGTCACCTCTCTCGACGTCGTCTACGCTCTCAAGAGACAAGGCCGTACTTTGTACGGTTTCGGTGGTTAA
- the UBP8 gene encoding ubiquitin-specific protease UBP8 — protein sequence MRKNGVAKIAKAAAGSDASPPVKSGRSGCVHTREEIRTKKSVILRSYELAVRLSLAGGGLFGENNRTSDRSHGINNGNDNGNRSEGSMSPSPSSPSKPPPRKRPRKGETGSGNRGSSINGSDGANRFNPKCGTCNKSGPLFLCLECSFTGCIDHVRDPHNQKTGHKLGVDISTRDGFLYCFACADYVIDDDFEQVRVKKIQQVFSISDATSEDPPPIEVKSVLDEDDEAGSNQSGRVKRQTDDYDNDYDASDNNHKPSKDDKNSIGRVTTSSNGLKPGESVIPSFQATTALKGFYNMGATCFMSVILQSLIHNPLVRNFFLAGGHDSDECEQPNCLACCVDQVFADFFANSSVQGFGMTAILTASFNLKKSLAGASEQDAHEFLQFILDEFHKTHFQGKVFDSVTETCRKHPLHIKQEQDLETNERDRTSTPTNGDETCQCVSHRTFYGQLESCIRCQTCGNVTATVDPMMDLSLEIKALPKKSKRTITLNDCLDRFTGSEKLDSTYFCSRCDTRRIADKQMFVKRLPTVLSIQLKVSKISIRFCHTHLLQITNTITEVRAREDVGQNRNSRRVPAVPGHEQIHQHWLERLVPVLRAVRRGVSPGQHQHWPLHLSHENPLRKCK from the coding sequence ATGAGAAAAAACGGGGTGGCTAAGATAGCcaaggcagcagcaggctcAGACGCCAGTCCACCAGTGAAATCAGGCCGATCTGGATGTGTTCATACGAGAGAAGAGATTCGAACGAAAAAGTCAGTGATCCTGCGGTCATACGAGCTGGCGGTTCGACTTTCTCTagcaggtggtggtctTTTTGgcgaaaataatagaactAGTGATAGGAGCCATGGGATCAATAATGGCAATGACAATGGTAATAGAAGCGAAGGTTCTATGTCACCGTCACCATCATCGCCTTCAAAACCTCCTCCAAGGAAACGGCCAAGAAAAGGAGAAACCGGTTCTGGGAACCGAGGATCGAGTATCAATGGCAGTGACGGGGCCAACAGATTCAACCCCAAATGTGGAACATGTAATAAATCAGGACCACTGTTTCTCTGTTTGGAATGTTCATTTACGGGGTGTATCGATCATGTTAGAGATCCTCATAACCAGAAAACAGGTCATAAACTGGGGGTGGATATTTCTACTAGAGACGGGTTTCTGTACTGTTTTGCATGCGCTGATTACGTTATCGACGATGACTTTGAACAAGTGAGGGTGAAAAAGATCCAGCAGGTgttttcaatatcagatGCGACTTCAGAGGATCCTCCCCCGATAGAAGTGAAATCGGTGCtagatgaagacgacgaagccGGCTCGAACCAGTCAGGTCGGGTCAAACGGCAGACTGACGACTACGACAACGATTATGATGCATCCGACAATAACCACAAACCAAGCAAAGACGATAAAAACAGCATAGGACGAGTAacaacatcttcaaatGGATTGAAACCGGGTGAATCAGTGATACCCAGTTTCCAAGCGACTACAGCACTCAAGGGGTTCTATAACATGGGAGCCACCTGTTTCATGTCGGTGATCCTGCAATCACTCATCCACAACCCTCTAGTACGGaatttctttcttgctGGAGGTCATGACAGCGACGAATGCGAACAGCCCAACTGTCTAGCGTGCTGTGTCGACCAGGTATTTGCCGACTTTTTCGCCAACAGCAGTGTTCAAGGATTCGGTATGACTGCCATACTAACAGCATCTTTCAACCTCAAAAAGTCGCTGGCAGGAGCATCAGAACAAGACGCTCATGAGTTTCTACAGTTTATTCTCGACGAATTCCACAAAACGCATTTCCAAGGAAAAGTGTTTGACAGTGTGACTGAAACATGTCGGAAGCATCCTCTACATATtaaacaagaacaagaccTCGAAACCAACGAAAGAGACAGGACTAGCACACCAACAAATGGCGACGAGACCTGTCAGTGTGTGAGCCACCGGACATTCTACGGACAATTAGAAAGCTGTATCCGGTGTCAAACCTGCGGGAACGTGACAGCCACAGTCGACCCGATGATGGACCTATCACTAGAAATCAAGGCATTAccgaagaaatcgaaaCGAACAATCACTCTGAACGACTGTTTAGACCGATTCACAGGATCCGAGAAGCTCGACTCGACGTATTTCTGCAGTCGCTGCGACACAAGACGCATCGCCGACAAGCAGATGTTCGTCAAACGACTTCCAACCGTCCTATCCATCCAGCTCAAGGTAAGCAAGATAAGCATCCGGTTCTGTCATACACATTTATTACAAATAACTAACACCATTACAGAGGTTCGAGCACGCGAAGATGTCGGCCAAAATCGAAACTCGCGTCGAGTTCCCGCTGTTCCTGGACATGAGCAAATACACCAGCACTGGCTTGAAAGACTCGTGCCTGTCTTACGAGCTGTTCGGCGTGGTGTGTCACCAGGGCAGCATCAACACTGGCCACTACACCTGTCTCATGAAAACCCGCTACGGAAGTGTAAGTAA
- the OTU1 gene encoding Otu1p (Deubiquitylation enzyme that binds to the chaperone-ATPase Cdc48p; may contribute to regulation of protein degradation by deubiquitylating substrates that have been ubiquitylated by Ufd2p; member of the Ovarian Tumor (OTU) family; protein abundance increases in response to DNA replication stress; GO_component: GO:0005737 - cytoplasm [Evidence IEA,IEA]; GO_component: GO:0005737 - cytoplasm [Evidence IDA] [PMID 14562095]; GO_component: GO:0005634 - nucleus [Evidence IEA,IEA]; GO_component: GO:0005634 - nucleus [Evidence IDA] [PMID 14562095]; GO_function: GO:0008234 - cysteine-type peptidase activity [Evidence IEA]; GO_function: GO:0016787 - hydrolase activity [Evidence IEA]; GO_function: GO:0046872 - metal ion binding [Evidence IEA,IEA]; GO_function: GO:0008233 - peptidase activity [Evidence IEA]; GO_function: GO:0004843 - ubiquitin-specific protease activity [Evidence IDA] [PMID 16427015]; GO_process: GO:0016579 - protein deubiquitination [Evidence IDA] [PMID 16427015]; GO_process: GO:0006508 - proteolysis [Evidence IEA]; GO_process: GO:0006355 - regulation of transcription, DNA-templated [Evidence IMP] [PMID 15755922]) encodes MRLKVRLESGAQVLSLTTKPDADLTVQDLLDSLKELAPSVSEIRAGYPPKPIDLQSESGVQATLFSVGIKNGEQLVVNTSTGSGSVSQAPPSSHPGTASVASSSTTRNSNKKSEVDNRDPDRLTVPIGNGSYLRLRVMEDDNSCMFRAVGYAFMRSLDSMFELRNIVAEAIRNDPFEYNDAILGRKSTEYINWILQQNSWGGAIELDILSKHFDVTICSLDVSTGRVDHFNPGKGQFIIVIYSGIHYDTVAMSPFVEDQGTDELDTTVFTADEEGARVLDALSILGARLKELHYYTDTAGFSLRCKVCNTVVKGEKGATKHAESTGHVDFGEV; translated from the coding sequence ATGAGATTAAAAGTGCGGTTAGAGAGTGGTGCCCAGGTGCTATCATTGACCACGAAACCCGATGCTGACCTGACTGTACAGGATTTACTCGATTCGCTGAAAGAATTGGCGCCTTCTGTGTCTGAGATAAGAGCAGGCTATCCACCAAAACCCATTGATTTACAATCCGAATCCGGGGTTCAGGCCACTTTATTTTCAGTGGGAATTAAAAATGGTGAGCAATTGGTGGTAAACACCTCTACAGGATCAGGTTCTGTTAGCCAAGCTCCACCATCGTCACATCCTGGTACTGCATCTGTAGCAAGTTCATCTACAACGAGGAATAGTAATAAGAAGTCCGAGGTCGATAACAGAGATCCAGATCGGTTGACCGTACCGATAGGTAATGGATCTTACTTGCGGCTGAGGGTCATGGAAGATGACAATTCGTGTATGTTCAGAGCAGTTGGTTATGCATTTATGAGGAGTCTGGACTCGATGTTTGAACTGAGAAATATCGTAGCAGAGGCAATTCGAAACGATCCTTTTGAGTACAATGATGCTATATTAGGGAGAAAGTCGACAGAATATATTAATTGGATTCTACAACAAAATAGCTGGGGTGGTGCAATCGAACTAGATATATTATCCAAGCACTTTGATGTCACGATCTGCTCGTTAGATGTGTCCACTGGACGAGTCGATCATTTCAATCCTGGCAAAGGCCAATTTATTATCGTTATCTACAGCGGAATTCACTATGATACAGTGGCCATGAGTCCTTTTGTCGAGGATCAGGGTACTGATGAGCTTGATACTACGGTATTCActgctgatgaggaggGTGCACGGGTGCTCGACGCACTGTCAATACTCGGTGCAAGACTGAAAGAACTTCATTATTATACAGATACAGCAGGATTCAGTCTAAGGTGCAAAGTTTGTAATACAGTCGTCAAAGGTGAAAAGGGGGCCACTAAACACGCAGAGTCGACTGGCCATGTTGATTTCGGTGAAGTCTGA
- the BUD20 gene encoding Bud20p (C2H2-type zinc finger protein required for ribosome assembly; shuttling factor which associates with pre-60S particles in the nucleus, accompanying them to the cytoplasm; cytoplasmic dissociation of Bud20p requires Drg1p; N-terminus harbors a nuclear localization signal (NLS) and a nuclear export signal (NES); cytoplasmic Bud20p is reimported by Kap123-dependent pathway; involved in bud-site selection; diploid mutants display a random budding pattern; similar to human ZNF593; GO_component: GO:0005737 - cytoplasm [Evidence IDA] [PMID 23045392]; GO_component: GO:0005737 - cytoplasm [Evidence IDA] [PMID 23212245]; GO_component: GO:0005783 - endoplasmic reticulum [Evidence IEA,IEA]; GO_component: GO:0005634 - nucleus [Evidence IEA,IEA]; GO_component: GO:0005634 - nucleus [Evidence IDA] [PMID 11452010]; GO_component: GO:0005634 - nucleus [Evidence IDA] [PMID 23212245]; GO_component: GO:0030687 - preribosome, large subunit precursor [Evidence IDA] [PMID 23045392]; GO_component: GO:0030687 - preribosome, large subunit precursor [Evidence IDA,IDA] [PMID 23212245]; GO_function: GO:0046872 - metal ion binding [Evidence IEA,IEA]; GO_function: GO:0003676 - nucleic acid binding [Evidence IEA]; GO_function: GO:0043023 - ribosomal large subunit binding [Evidence IDA] [PMID 23045392]; GO_function: GO:0008270 - zinc ion binding [Evidence IEA]; GO_process: GO:0000282 - cellular bud site selection [Evidence IMP] [PMID 11452010]; GO_process: GO:0000055 - ribosomal large subunit export from nucleus [Evidence IGI,IMP] [PMID 23045392]; GO_process: GO:0000055 - ribosomal large subunit export from nucleus [Evidence IGI,IMP] [PMID 23212245]) — MGRYSVMRYKTKRYTRDLDQILHDDLSSEKSIKSLEVQEYDETKPGLGQFYCIPCAKYFETEHAKTTHTRGKVHKRRLKDIRAGPYTKEEADAAAGADVAKFLKKKELQQTIKDEEMVKDILTKPVSVKELDDGLADMVDDGEVPPQENQV; from the coding sequence ATGGGGCGATACTCGGTGATGAGATATAAGACCAAGCGGTATACCAGGGACCTGGACCAGATCCTGCACGACGATTTGAGCAGTGAGAAGAGTATCAAGTCTTTAGAGGTCCAGGAGTACGACGAGACGAAGCCTGGTTTGGGCCAGTTTTACTGCATTCCATGTGCCAAGTACTTTGAAACGGAACATGCTAAGACCACACACACTCGTGGCAAGGTCCACAAGAGACGTCTGAAGGATATCAGAGCTGGTCCTTATACGAAAGAGGAGGCAgatgccgctgctggtgctgatgttgccaagttcttgaagaagaaggagctCCAACAGACTATTAAAGACGAGGAAATGGTTAAAGATATTCTGACTAAACCGGTTTCTGTGAAAGAATTAGACGATGGTCTCGCTGATATGGTCGACGATGGAGAAGTGCCCCCTCAGGAAAATCAAGTTTAG
- the PLP2 gene encoding Plp2p (Protein that interacts with the CCT complex to stimulate actin folding; has similarity to phosducins; null mutant lethality is complemented by mouse phosducin-like protein MgcPhLP; CCT is short for chaperonin containing TCP-1; essential gene; GO_component: GO:0005737 - cytoplasm [Evidence IEA,IEA]; GO_component: GO:0005737 - cytoplasm [Evidence IPI] [PMID 10749875]; GO_function: GO:0031683 - G-protein beta/gamma-subunit complex binding [Evidence IDA] [PMID 10749875]; GO_function: GO:0003779 - actin binding [Evidence IDA,IMP] [PMID 19501098]; GO_process: GO:0009968 - negative regulation of signal transduction [Evidence IEA]; GO_process: GO:0007329 - positive regulation of transcription from RNA polymerase II promoter by pheromones [Evidence IMP,IPI] [PMID 10749875]; GO_process: GO:0006457 - protein folding [Evidence IDA] [PMID 19501098]; GO_process: GO:0019236 - response to pheromone [Evidence IEA]), with translation MNVEVNPNEDTEWNDILRAHGVIPERPPSPSAQLEEALEEAVRHAHENRLEHKTLDELDEIDEDGLEDEEFIEIYRKKRMAEIQEMAKKQKFGSLVMISKPEYTQEITDASKNDQFVLVHIAYEGVPQSKLLTGLFRRISEQFPEIKFVQIDARQINERYPSENCPTILVYKNTDVVKQYVTLNGLGGNSTSMDDMRKLLVTLGAVDESDRRIEAGDDDRDGYLNRNRYDSDDDFD, from the coding sequence ATGAACGTGGAGGTTAATCCGAACGAAGATACTGAGTGGAATGATATTCTGCGGGCACATGGCGTGATTCCTGAGCGGCCACCTTCGCCGAGTGCGCAGTTGGAGGAGGCTCTTGAGGAGGCCGTGAGACATGCTCATGAGAATAGGTTGGAGCATAAGACGCTGGATGAGCTAGACGAGATTGATGAAGACGGGCTGGAGGATGAGGAGTTTATCGAGATTTATAGgaaaaagagaatggcTGAAATTCAGGAAATGGCTAAAAAGCAGAAGTTCGGGTCTTTGGTGATGATCTCGAAACCAGAATATACTCAGGAGATCACTGATGCCAGTAAGAACGACCAATTCGTGCTGGTTCATATTGCATATGAGGGAGTACCTCAATCGAAACTGCTGACCGGGCTGTTTCGTAGAATTTCTGAACAGTTCCCGGAAATCAAGTTTGTTCAGATCGACGCTCGCCAGATCAATGAACGGTATCCCTCTGAGAACTGCCCTACTATTCTAGTTTATAAAAATACCGATGTTGTCAAACAGTATGTGACGTTGAATGGGCTGGGTGGTAATTCTACGAGTATGGACGATATGCGAAAACTGCTAGTCACTCTAGGAGCTGTGGACGAGAGTGACAGGAGAATTGAGGCTGGTGACGATGACAGAGATGGGTATCTCAACAGAAACAGGTATGACAGTGATGATGACTTTGATTAG